AACACTGTGGAGAACTTCCGTAGGCGGGCGATGAAATCCTCCGCATAACGGAGGTCTTCGATGATGTAGTTCACAGGCCCGATGGCTGCCGCTTCGGCGCCCGAGCCGCGCACGTGTAGAATACGGTGCTTTGCGGCATTGCAGAGATCGGCCAGCCTCCTGTCGAACGGGTTGCGGCTTCTGGGCAGGTTCCTGGACTGGGTCCGTGTCCGGAAGCCGACCGGCCTGAAAGGCACGGCGGGGCTGATCAGGAACCTTCGTGAAATCCGGCACGAACTGGAAAAAGGCTGGGGACCGTATTGGGGCGTCTTCAAGGGCGAACCGATCTTTTCCCACTTTGAGGCATCGGCTTTCTGTGTCGGTCCGAGCGGTTCGGGCAAGAGTACCAAAATAATCGAAACGAACGTCATGGCCCTGAAGGGCTATGACAAGACGGTGATCGATTTCAAGGCCGACCTCACGCCCATCCTGGCCGGTGTCCTGCGAAAGCGAGGTGAGAACGTAAAAATCCTTAACCTCGGGGGCTTGTTTGCCGACATCGTCGGCGAGTCCGATGAGTACAATCCGCTTCACATCGTCGCCGATGAGTACTGGCGTCCCGGCGGGTTGCAGGACGTTTCGGATACGGGCTTCGAGATGTGTTTGCAGCTTTACCCGGAGCCCATCGTCGTCAAGCTGTGGCGGCAGGACGGCAGGAACGGCCCCTATGTGACCGCGACCCTGGGCCGCACCTATCAGAACGAACAGACCGGCGAATACGGCGAATCCCGCTCGCTGGGCGGATCGGAAGTTCTGAAGGCGCAGGCGCTGCTGGGCAAGGCGAACGAGGAGATGATCCGCTGGCGCGACTATTACAAGGAAACCGAACGCCGGCAGGTACCGGAACAGGGGGAAACGCCCACGCTGGACCCTGACCGGAATACGGTCGTACCCACTCCGGCACGGGACGTGCCGGAAAAACGCCCGGCGGCGCACGGTCGTGAAACGGGACCGGAGCTCCTACAGGAAAAACTCAGCGGCCAGCCCACGCCGCGCCGGACCTATGATGGAATTCTAGAACACACCCTGGAATTCCTCGCAAACCCTTGTAAACTCTGGCATTCCGAGCGCTTCGAACACAAAAGAACCGTGCTCAGACTGGCGTTTGCGGAGCGTCTGGCATACTGCCGAAACAAGGGCTATAGAACACCAGAAACAACCTTACCTTTCAAGGTGTTAGGTGGTCTCTGCAACCCGATAAATGAGATGGTGCCGCAGGAGAGACTTGAACTCCCGACCTGAGGTTTACAAAACCCCTGCTCTACCAGCTGAGCTACTGCGGCACTTGTTTCGCGGCGGGACATTATCAAAACCGGCGTGAAAATCCACGCAAAATGCGCGCCGGCGTCAAAGATACCGGTCGAGCGCCGCGAAGTGGCGGTCGATATCGCCGGTATCGCCGAACAGGTACCGGCTGATCCGGACCGCGTCGCCGCGCAGCGCGACGCAGACACCGTCTTCGCCGCGTTTCCTGTCCAGTATCTGGTCAGGAAATACGCGGTTTTATCCCGTTGGAAGGCTGGCCCCCGATGCGGTTTCGACCCGCGCGGGTGGCGGCGTCAATTGGATGCGATTGGTTTTCTGGCGGACGATATCGGGAATGAGCAGGCAGCCGGCGGCTAAACGCGTATCCAGGATCGTCCACGCGCCTGCCTCCTTTAGACGTCCCGAAAAGCCGGGCTTCTCATCGTAGACGACAAGTATGTTGTCGAAGCGGCCTGCGCGGAGAACAAGTCCACCGGCTTTTGCGACGGCCAGCATCATATCGGCATTGGATGCGTCTGGACTGAATACGGCTGTCAGGGACCCCGAAGCGCCGTCCGGCGTCGCCAAAATCCAGGGCGTCGCCAGCATGGTGGACAACCAAAGCGCCAGAGCCGTGAGGAGACCCCCGTTGCTATATGCTTTTTTAACCATTTTCCCGAATATTTCACCAGGGAAGCGCCGTAATGGCGATAATTTAGGCGATACGAATTTTTATCGCATCCTCCATTTGGTGGTCGTTTGCACCACTGAACCGGACTAAATACGTACCTTGTCGGCTTTTTTTAACGTATTGCCGCAATCATTGGAAAATCCACCCGCCGCCACCTGATCCCTGCCAGAATAGAGAACATGCCGACTCTGATTTTTTCGAATGTTGAAGGTCTGGCCGTCCAATACAGCGCTACGCTTGTCGTGCTGTCTTTCGCAATTGCCTGGTTCGCGTCGTTTACCGCGCTGGATATCGGCGGGCGCATAAACGCGACCGGCGGCGCCGCGAAGGCGGGCTGGCTTGCCAGCAGCGGGCTTGCGATGGGCGGCGGCATCTTTTCGATGCATTTTATCGGCATGCTGGCGGCAACACTTGATGTTCCGCTGAACTACTCACCAGCGCTGACTGCGTTGTCATTGATTTGCGCTGTCGGGTTTACCGGGGCGGGGTTCTATCTGGTCAGTCGGGCGCCGAAGAAACTGTCGACGATTTGTATTGCAGGTCTGCCCACCGGGCTCGGGGTCGCCGTCATGCACTATACAGGCATGGCGGCCATGGAACTCAGTGCGACGATTACATACGATCCTGTCTTGTTCTGTGCGTCTATCGTCATTGCTGTCGTCGCTGCGACGGCGGCACTCTGGCTCGCGTTTAATCTGGAAGTGGTGTGGCACAAGGCGATTGCCGCCGTGGTTATGGCCATCGCCGTGTGCGGCATGCATTACACGGCGATGGCGGCGGCAAATTTTGTACCAAATGAGTCGCTGCCGACACCTGACGCCGGGTTGTCGCCGCAACTGCTTGCCATAACTGTTGCGATCGGAGCCGCTGTAATTATCGGCGTATCGTTGATTTCCACGGTCGTCGACCGCCGGTTCACGGAAATGGAAGCGCGCGAATCCGAAGCGATCCAGGAGAACCGGGACCGGTTCCATGCGATCAGCTCCGCTGCTCCCATGTCGATTATTCTGTCGACGACGGATGGACGCAGGGTGGTGTACGGGAACGAGCATTCTCACGAATTGCTGGGATCTCCCGGCGAAGAAGGGCGGCAATGGGGTGGCATCCGCGAATTTTTCATAGAGCCGGACGCCCGGGATACGTTTTTCGACAGGATCCAGCTGGAAGGCGGTATCGAAAATTTCGAAACCCGCATACGCCGGCATGATGGCGTCAGTATCTGGGCGATGATTTCCGCGAAACGAATGAAATACCAGGGCACCGACATGATCGTGTCCGGCATTTATGACATTACGGATCGCAAGGAAGCGGAGTCACAGTTGCAGGGCAGCGAAGAAAAGCTGCGGGAAAGCAACACCGCGCTGGAGCGGGCCCTGCGGAACTCCGAAAACCATGCGCGGGAACTGGAGGCAGCCCTTCGCCGTGTCCGGGAAACCGATCAGGCGACACGCGCCAAGTCAGCCTTCCTCGCCATGATGAGCCACGAAATACGGACACCCATGAACGGCATTGTCGGCCTGCTTGAACTGCTGTCGGAGACCGATTTGTCCGGTCATCAGAAGGAGACGATTCAGACGGTCCGCCAGTCCGCCTTTTCGCTTCTGCGGATCATCGACGATGTGCTGGATTTCTCCAAAATCGAGGCGGGTAAACTCGACATAGAGGATACAGTTTTCGATCCTGCCCGACTGATAGAAAGTGTTGGCGAAATTCATGCGCCTAATGGCTGGAAAAAGGGCCTTGCGGTGGTGCTGGATTGTGCCCCGAACATGCCGGAGTGCGTGATTGGCGACGCGGCGCGGATACGCCAGGTGCTCAACAATCTGGTGGGTAACGCGGTGAAGTTCACGGAGTCCGGGCGTATCCTTATCCGCGCGGAATGTACGTCGAAGATCATGTCCCGCGCGACCATCAAGGTTACCGTCGTTGATACGGGGATTGGAATCGAGTCAGTGGACAAGGCGACTCTGTTCGAGCCGTTTTCGCAGGCTGGCATCGCCACGACGCGTCGGTTTGGCGGGACAGGTCTAGGGCTTACGATCAGCAAGCAACTCGTCGAACTCATGGGGGGCGAGGTCGGATATTCAAGCGAGTTCGGCAAAGGTTCCGCATTCTGGTTTACCCTGCAGCTCGAGATTGCTTCGACTGCGGTGCAGACTCAGCCCAGATTCCCGAAGATAGACGGGGTTACGGCGATTGTGGCGATGGCGGATGAAGAAGGCGCTGCGGTCACCGGCAGGTACCTGGCGGCATGCGGGATTCCCATGCTATCCGCCAGGAATGCCGATGCCGCGGCAAACCTGACCAGGCGCGCGCGCAAGGATGCGACGCGCGACGTCATCATCATGGAACGCGAGTTCCTTGGAACCGATGTCGCCACGGGATTGAAGGAGTTTGAGGCCCGGCTCGCGGAGCCGGCGACGCGCCTCGTTATCGCTGTCCGCGATCCTTCCGGCATGAGCCTGTTCCCGGAACATGGCAATCGGAGCGTCGTCGCCATTCCGCAACCGATCAAGGCAAAGGCTCTGGTGGATGCGCTTCTGGTCGCCGTGGGGCGGGCATCTCCCGTCAGCAAGGCGGTTTCCGAGGATGGGAACAGCCTGCAATCCGCCGTAGAACCGCCAACGCGCGACGAAGCCCTTGCTGCGGGGAAACTGATTCTGGTGGCCGAAGATCACCCGACAAACCGGCTTGTCATTGAGCGGCAGTTAAACCGGCTGGGTTACGCCTGCGACGTTGTCGAGGACGGGAAACTGGCGTTGGATCGACTCGCCACCGGTGAGTACGGGTTGCTGATGACCGACTGTCACATGCCAAACATGGACGGCTTTGAATTGACCGAGCATGTCCGGAACGGCCACGCGGGAATCGATCCGGAACTTACGGTCATTGCAATCACGGCGAACGCCCTGTTGGGTGAAGCGGACCGATGCCTTGCCGCCGGCATGAATGACTACCTGTCGAAACCGGTGAGCCTGAAGGTCCTGAATGACACACTGCGTCGCTGGATGCCGCTGGCCCATGACGAGGAAAGGGTGCAGCCGGAGGCCGCTGACCCGATTTTTATCGACACCAGTATCCTGGCGGAACTGGTTGGCGATGACGACGAGGCAATCAACGCGTTGCTGGCGAGCTTTCTTGAAAATATGACAGGGAATTATGAAGAACTGCTGACGTCGCGGGAGGGTGACAGGGACGTGCTTGATCGGGCCGTACACAGATTCGCCGGTGCGGCGCGAACGGCGGGTGCTGTGCCGCTGAGCCGGTTGCTCGACAATCTTCGCGATGTTCTGACGGGGGGTGTCGATGCTGATGTCGACAACGTGCTGGCGCAGGTTGCCGATGTCGTCGAAAAGACCCGCGCCAATATAATTTCCCGGGCCGGGCCGGCACATTGACATCTTCGCCCTTGCGTTCCGTACTGGCGTCACGTCGCGCGTTGATCTGCCTGGTCATCGACGACGATGCTTTCGTCCGCATGGCGACGTCCAGGGCGCTGCAGCGTCTGCATGTCGGAACGGTCCTGGAAGCCGCGAACGGCGCCGAGGCGATGGAGATTCTGCGGGCCTCCGGACGGGATGTCGATCTCATCGTCTGCGATCTTGAGATGCCGCGGGTGGACGGCATTCAGACGATGGAGTTCCTGGCGAAACTGAAAACCAGCGCCGGTATTGTCATTCAGAGTTCCCGTCAGGAACAGGCGCTTCATGCGGCTTCGGAATTCGCACAGGCCAATTCGCTGAACGTCATGGGCGCGCTGGCCAAACCGGTCAGCGGCAATGCGCTGGAAGGCATCATTGTCCGGATACTGGAAGCTTCAACCGAAACGGCAGTCAAGGTTCGGCCCATTGTCGATATATCGGTCGCCGAATTGCAAACGGCAATTCGTGAACGGCAATTCATCGCCCACTACCAGCCCAAGGTGACTGTCTCCGATGGCCGGCCGACCGGAATGGAGGCGCTGGTCCGCTGGAATCACCCGGATCTGGGGCTTGTCGGGCCGGATTCCTTTATTCCTGTCGCAGAGCGCGAGGGCCTGATTGATGATGTGACAAAACAGGTTATCGCGATGGCGCTTCGGGAAGCGGCATCGCTGATACATGATGGCCTGATCAATTCCGTATCAATCAATCTTTCCACGGCGTCGCTGAAAGACCGGACATTCACCGAGTACATTATCAATGCGATACGCCGGTGGAGCCTGCGGCCTGAAAATGTCGTACTTGAAATTACTGAAAGCGCCATGATCGAGGATCTGCAGTCGGCGCTTCACATCCTGACGCGACTCCATCTGAACGGAATCAAGCTCTCAATCGACGATTTCGGGACGGGGTTTTCGAGCATGCACCAATTGCTGAGGTTTCCATTCGGCGAGTTGAAGATCGACCGTATGTTCGTTTTTGAGGCGCATGACAATCCGGTGCAGCGCGCAATCCTGGAAGCGACAATCGGACTGGCGGACCGGCTGAACCTTGTCACTGTCGCGGAAGGCGCGGAGACGGAACAGGACTGGAAACTGCTGACGGAATTGCGGCCGACGGAGGTTCAGGGGTATTTCATCCAGCGTCCGGCCCCTATAGACAGGGTCCGCGCCTGGATCGAGTCGGCATCGTGAATCTGATCTTTATGCCGGATAGAACAGTTTGATCGCGGCGGGACATTTTCAAAACCGCCGTCAAATATGCCGGTCGAGCGCCGCGAAGAACCGGTCGATATCGCCGGTATCGCTGAACAGGTACGGGCTGATCCGGACCGCGTCGCCGCGCAGCGCGACGTAAACGCCGTCTTCGGCGAGTTTCCTGTCCAGCCCTTCCGGCAGGCCGCCGGGCCGCCGCAATCCGATGAAATGCGCCACCCGGTGGGCGTCCGGCGGCACGGCGAGGCCCCGCTCGCGCGCGGCATCGGCGGCGCGCCGGGTCAGCGGCGCAAGGGTCGCGGCGACCGCCGCCGGCGTCCAGTCCAGCACCTGCGTCAGGGCGGCCACGGCCATCGGCATGTTGATGAAATTGTAGCGTTCGCCCATGTCATAGCGCCGCGCGTTTTCGACCGGCGCATCGGTGCGCCGCTCCAGGGGGCGGCCCCGCTGCCGGTGCGGCGCGGCGTACAGGAACGCCAGCGTATAGGGGCAGAGCAGCCATTTATAGGCGGAGCAGGCGAGAAAATCGGGCTGGAGTTCGGCAATGTCGAGCGGCGCGGCGCCGATATACTGCGTCGCGTCGATGACGAAGGCGGCGCCGATTTCCCGGCAGCGGGCGCCGATGGGGACGAGGTCGACGCGGCTGCCATCGGTCCAGTGGCACGGCGGCAGGGCCACAATCGCCGTATCCGGGCCCAGATGCGCCATGACGGCATCTGCCCAGTTGCCATCCGCCGGCCGTGGCACCGCGACCAGTCGCGCGCCTGAATCCGCCGCGAGCTGCCGCCAGGCGTGATAATTGGACGGAAACTGCTGTTCCAGCACCACGACGTCCTGGCCCGGACCGGCGGCAAGATTGGCGGCGGCGGTGGCGATCCCGTAGCTGGTGGACGGCGCCACGGCGATATCGTCGGCCGTGGCGCCGACGATGCGCGCGAACAGATCCCGCGCCCGTTCGACTTCCGCCTCCGCGTCGTGAAAAATCGGCTCCCAGGGATGCGCCTTGCGGGCAAGGCCCATTTCGCCGGCGGCGACAACGCTGCGCAACAGCGGCGAATAGGAGGCGCAGTTCAGGTATGTGATATCGGCGGGAATATCGAACAGATGCCGCTGGTTGGGGATGGTCATGCCGGCGTTTCCGGCGGGCTCCGGCGCCGCGCCGCCTCATACAGGGCTATGGCCGCCGCGTTCGATACGTTGAGCGAGGCCAGCGGCCCCGTGGCGGGAATACGGACCAGGCTGTCGCAGGCTTCGCGGGTGAGCCGCCGCAGCCCGCTGCCTTCCGCGCCGAGAACGAGGGCGGTGCGTCCGTCCAGCGGCGCGTCGCCGATCAGCCCCGCCGCGTCGCTGTCGAAGCCGATCCGCCAGAAACCTTCCCGGCCGAGTGCTTCGAGCGCCCGCGCAAGATTGGCGACCCGCAACAGGGGAACGATATCCAGCGCGCCGCTGGCCGCCTTGGCCAGGACACCGGTCGTCGGCGGGGTGCTGCGGTCGTGAACGACCACCGCCGCG
This sequence is a window from Alphaproteobacteria bacterium. Protein-coding genes within it:
- a CDS encoding type IV secretory system conjugative DNA transfer family protein; translation: MFSHFEASAFCVGPSGSGKSTKIIETNVMALKGYDKTVIDFKADLTPILAGVLRKRGENVKILNLGGLFADIVGESDEYNPLHIVADEYWRPGGLQDVSDTGFEMCLQLYPEPIVVKLWRQDGRNGPYVTATLGRTYQNEQTGEYGESRSLGGSEVLKAQALLGKANEEMIRWRDYYKETERRQVPEQGETPTLDPDRNTVVPTPARDVPEKRPAAHGRETGPELLQEKLSGQPTPRRTYDGILEHTLEFLANPCKLWHSERFEHKRTVLRLAFAERLAYCRNKGYRTPETTLPFKVLGGLCNPINEMVPQERLELPT
- a CDS encoding MHYT domain-containing protein, with protein sequence MPTLIFSNVEGLAVQYSATLVVLSFAIAWFASFTALDIGGRINATGGAAKAGWLASSGLAMGGGIFSMHFIGMLAATLDVPLNYSPALTALSLICAVGFTGAGFYLVSRAPKKLSTICIAGLPTGLGVAVMHYTGMAAMELSATITYDPVLFCASIVIAVVAATAALWLAFNLEVVWHKAIAAVVMAIAVCGMHYTAMAAANFVPNESLPTPDAGLSPQLLAITVAIGAAVIIGVSLISTVVDRRFTEMEARESEAIQENRDRFHAISSAAPMSIILSTTDGRRVVYGNEHSHELLGSPGEEGRQWGGIREFFIEPDARDTFFDRIQLEGGIENFETRIRRHDGVSIWAMISAKRMKYQGTDMIVSGIYDITDRKEAESQLQGSEEKLRESNTALERALRNSENHARELEAALRRVRETDQATRAKSAFLAMMSHEIRTPMNGIVGLLELLSETDLSGHQKETIQTVRQSAFSLLRIIDDVLDFSKIEAGKLDIEDTVFDPARLIESVGEIHAPNGWKKGLAVVLDCAPNMPECVIGDAARIRQVLNNLVGNAVKFTESGRILIRAECTSKIMSRATIKVTVVDTGIGIESVDKATLFEPFSQAGIATTRRFGGTGLGLTISKQLVELMGGEVGYSSEFGKGSAFWFTLQLEIASTAVQTQPRFPKIDGVTAIVAMADEEGAAVTGRYLAACGIPMLSARNADAAANLTRRARKDATRDVIIMEREFLGTDVATGLKEFEARLAEPATRLVIAVRDPSGMSLFPEHGNRSVVAIPQPIKAKALVDALLVAVGRASPVSKAVSEDGNSLQSAVEPPTRDEALAAGKLILVAEDHPTNRLVIERQLNRLGYACDVVEDGKLALDRLATGEYGLLMTDCHMPNMDGFELTEHVRNGHAGIDPELTVIAITANALLGEADRCLAAGMNDYLSKPVSLKVLNDTLRRWMPLAHDEERVQPEAADPIFIDTSILAELVGDDDEAINALLASFLENMTGNYEELLTSREGDRDVLDRAVHRFAGAARTAGAVPLSRLLDNLRDVLTGGVDADVDNVLAQVADVVEKTRANIISRAGPAH
- a CDS encoding EAL domain-containing response regulator gives rise to the protein MTSSPLRSVLASRRALICLVIDDDAFVRMATSRALQRLHVGTVLEAANGAEAMEILRASGRDVDLIVCDLEMPRVDGIQTMEFLAKLKTSAGIVIQSSRQEQALHAASEFAQANSLNVMGALAKPVSGNALEGIIVRILEASTETAVKVRPIVDISVAELQTAIRERQFIAHYQPKVTVSDGRPTGMEALVRWNHPDLGLVGPDSFIPVAEREGLIDDVTKQVIAMALREAASLIHDGLINSVSINLSTASLKDRTFTEYIINAIRRWSLRPENVVLEITESAMIEDLQSALHILTRLHLNGIKLSIDDFGTGFSSMHQLLRFPFGELKIDRMFVFEAHDNPVQRAILEATIGLADRLNLVTVAEGAETEQDWKLLTELRPTEVQGYFIQRPAPIDRVRAWIESAS
- a CDS encoding aminotransferase class V-fold PLP-dependent enzyme — its product is MTIPNQRHLFDIPADITYLNCASYSPLLRSVVAAGEMGLARKAHPWEPIFHDAEAEVERARDLFARIVGATADDIAVAPSTSYGIATAAANLAAGPGQDVVVLEQQFPSNYHAWRQLAADSGARLVAVPRPADGNWADAVMAHLGPDTAIVALPPCHWTDGSRVDLVPIGARCREIGAAFVIDATQYIGAAPLDIAELQPDFLACSAYKWLLCPYTLAFLYAAPHRQRGRPLERRTDAPVENARRYDMGERYNFINMPMAVAALTQVLDWTPAAVAATLAPLTRRAADAARERGLAVPPDAHRVAHFIGLRRPGGLPEGLDRKLAEDGVYVALRGDAVRISPYLFSDTGDIDRFFAALDRHI
- the rlmB gene encoding 23S rRNA (guanosine(2251)-2'-O)-methyltransferase RlmB; the protein is MSRGESGPQTAWLYGWHTVRAALGNPHRAGGRLLATPEAATRLRIDFPDAAPEPVDRALLDALLPKGAVHQGIALNAPPLAEMSLDEFLEDPVADALLVVLDQVTDPHNVGAILRSAAAFRAAAVVVHDRSTPPTTGVLAKAASGALDIVPLLRVANLARALEALGREGFWRIGFDSDAAGLIGDAPLDGRTALVLGAEGSGLRRLTREACDSLVRIPATGPLASLNVSNAAAIALYEAARRRSPPETPA